The sequence below is a genomic window from Deltaproteobacteria bacterium.
TCCCAGGAACCCTTGATCCTTTGCTCCCGTTAACAGGCAAGGGCTGGAGTTATCCGTAAAACCCAATTCAACCACTTCACTTTTCATGGCCTGGAGCACGTCGATAAAATAACGAGCGTTGAAACCCAGCTCCAAACGTTCTCCCTGGTAATCCACTCGAAGGTTCTCCTGGGCGTCTCCAAGATCAGGATTGATCGATACTAATTCCATGTTATCTTTATCTAAAGTGATTTTAACACCTTTGTAGCTTTCATTACTTAAGATAACCATCCTTTTCATCCCGTCCAAAAGATCCGTTCGTTGGATGTTGATCGAACTGCCGACATTTTTCGGTATGACCGCATGGTAATCCGGAAATTTGCTTTCCAACAGCCGAATTACGATAACGGCATCATTTGTCTTGGCCACACAATGGTTTTTCTTGAATCCCAGACGAAGGCTTTCGGTTTCAGCAGCAAGCTTGTAAAGTTCGGACATCCCTTTCTTCGGCACCATGATGCCCCCATCCAGTTCCAAATCATCCACACCCTCAATCTCTTTATCGATGAGAGAAAGTCGATGTCCATCCGTTGATACCATTCTAAGGAAAGTTTTTCCTTCCTTGATCACCCTCTCAACATAGATACCCGATAGTTTGAACCCAGCCTCATCCATGGTCACGGAATAGATGGTCTTGGATATCATCTCCTGAAGGGTTTCGCCCAGAATTTCAATTGTCGGGACATCCTCCGGTTCAACAAAGACAGGGAATTCATCAGGAGGAAGACTGGCCAGATTGTATCGGGCTTCTTCATCTGAAATGAAAACCCAATGGTTTTCCTTTTCTTTTATATATAATTCATTTTTTTTACTTTCTTTCAGTATCTCGAAAAGTTTCTTTCCGGAGATAGTGATGTTTCCCGGGAAGATAATCTCAGCAGGGATTCGTTCTTGAAAACTGATTTCCAGATCCGTTGCAGAAACATGGATCAGCTGATCACCCGTTGATATGAGGACCATGGATAAAATGGGCATGTTGGTTCTCTTTTCGATGATGCTTTGGACCCTGGAAATGGATTTGTACAGTTGATCCCTGTTTACTTTTATTTCCATTTTATCCTCCAATAGTATTAATAATAAGAGTTTGTCATATTGTTGAATATTTACTTAACCCCTTGGAAAAAAAAGAGATCAATATTGAAAAGTTTCGATTTTCTCCCGGTTTTTTGATCTGTCCGTACACAGAAAAAGATCAATTACCATTTTCG
It includes:
- the dnaN gene encoding DNA polymerase III subunit beta; protein product: MEIKVNRDQLYKSISRVQSIIEKRTNMPILSMVLISTGDQLIHVSATDLEISFQERIPAEIIFPGNITISGKKLFEILKESKKNELYIKEKENHWVFISDEEARYNLASLPPDEFPVFVEPEDVPTIEILGETLQEMISKTIYSVTMDEAGFKLSGIYVERVIKEGKTFLRMVSTDGHRLSLIDKEIEGVDDLELDGGIMVPKKGMSELYKLAAETESLRLGFKKNHCVAKTNDAVIVIRLLESKFPDYHAVIPKNVGSSINIQRTDLLDGMKRMVILSNESYKGVKITLDKDNMELVSINPDLGDAQENLRVDYQGERLELGFNARYFIDVLQAMKSEVVELGFTDNSSPCLLTGAKDQGFLGLIMPMRL